In Deltaproteobacteria bacterium, a single genomic region encodes these proteins:
- the ftsL gene encoding cell division protein FtsL: MGNSTVSVHPIDETKVLQKQRVSSRVRVKTQGPSIMLSGLFLLLILSIIFYVWTRVQVVQFGYEISSALNEKEAAIIAHNELKLEIATLRSAQQVEREAREKLGMDLPRKDQLIIIR, from the coding sequence ATGGGCAACTCCACTGTTTCTGTTCACCCCATCGATGAAACCAAAGTTTTACAGAAACAGAGGGTTTCCTCAAGGGTAAGGGTGAAGACCCAAGGACCTTCTATCATGCTGTCAGGTCTCTTTCTCCTCCTCATCTTGAGCATCATCTTTTATGTCTGGACGAGGGTCCAGGTGGTACAGTTCGGATATGAAATCTCCTCGGCATTAAATGAGAAAGAGGCGGCCATCATCGCCCACAATGAATTAAAGTTGGAGATCGCCACCCTGCGCTCAGCACAACAGGTGGAAAGGGAGGCCAGAGAAAAACTGGGGATGGATCTCCCCCGCAAAGATCAGCTTATAATAATAAGATGA
- a CDS encoding UDP-N-acetylmuramoyl-tripeptide--D-alanyl-D-alanine ligase: MLSVKAILEASKGVLVQGGLHTSFAGVCTDSRSIKPGELFFALKGEKFDGHQFISEAVKRGGRGVVVERQIQGILEETIPVIKVPDTLQALGDLADFWRRRHPIPLVAITGSNGKTTTKEMLAWILGKSYKVLKNPGNFNNLIGLPLSLLKMNSQDQVAVLEMGMNRKGEIRRLAQIAKPDLGILTNISPVHLEGLGSLRGVMEAKGELLEVMGQRGRLILNADDPRVMELSKGFRGDKTSFGIKNPADWVATDISRRGDGGVFFQLNGPMGKTSISLRLMGRHQVYNALAASATVSHLGVELEKTKRGLETFQPPPMRMELIIMGQGIKIINDVYNANPKSMEYALCTLEEVKGGRKIAVLGDMWELGEYAQQAHRETGSWVKGKGVELLFLLGEFAPYVAQGATEAGMDPKAIFIGKDHQDLSHHLARSLRDGDWVLIKGSRIMKMERVIEGLREKL, from the coding sequence ATGCTCTCAGTGAAGGCGATCTTGGAGGCCAGCAAAGGAGTCCTGGTACAGGGGGGCCTACACACCTCCTTTGCCGGTGTCTGTACCGACTCCAGATCCATCAAACCGGGGGAACTCTTCTTCGCACTGAAAGGGGAGAAATTCGACGGGCATCAATTTATTTCTGAGGCAGTAAAGAGGGGGGGAAGGGGGGTGGTGGTGGAGAGGCAGATCCAAGGGATCCTGGAAGAGACCATCCCTGTGATAAAGGTGCCGGATACCCTCCAGGCACTGGGGGATTTGGCCGACTTTTGGCGGAGAAGACACCCAATTCCCCTCGTGGCCATTACAGGGAGCAATGGCAAGACCACCACGAAAGAGATGTTGGCCTGGATCCTGGGGAAAAGCTACAAGGTATTAAAGAATCCAGGAAATTTTAACAACCTCATTGGGCTCCCCCTCTCCTTGTTGAAAATGAACTCCCAGGACCAAGTGGCGGTCCTGGAGATGGGGATGAACCGTAAAGGGGAGATACGAAGGCTGGCCCAAATAGCAAAACCTGATTTGGGGATATTGACCAACATCAGCCCTGTCCATTTGGAGGGATTGGGGTCTCTAAGAGGGGTGATGGAGGCCAAAGGAGAGCTCCTAGAGGTCATGGGACAAAGGGGGAGACTCATACTCAATGCCGATGATCCCAGGGTGATGGAGTTAAGCAAGGGGTTCAGGGGAGACAAGACATCCTTTGGGATAAAGAACCCCGCTGACTGGGTGGCGACCGATATAAGCAGGAGGGGAGACGGAGGGGTCTTTTTCCAGTTAAACGGACCCATGGGGAAGACCTCCATCTCCTTAAGGCTCATGGGAAGGCACCAGGTATACAATGCACTGGCAGCATCTGCAACTGTCTCTCACCTGGGGGTGGAACTGGAGAAGACCAAAAGGGGATTAGAGACGTTCCAACCCCCGCCCATGAGGATGGAACTGATCATTATGGGGCAGGGCATAAAGATCATCAACGACGTTTATAACGCCAACCCCAAATCAATGGAGTACGCCCTGTGCACCCTAGAGGAAGTAAAGGGGGGGAGAAAGATCGCTGTCCTTGGGGACATGTGGGAGTTGGGAGAATACGCACAGCAGGCACATAGGGAGACCGGCAGCTGGGTGAAAGGAAAGGGGGTAGAACTCCTCTTTCTCCTGGGGGAGTTCGCCCCTTATGTGGCCCAAGGGGCGACGGAGGCGGGGATGGACCCCAAAGCCATCTTTATAGGTAAAGACCACCAAGACCTGAGTCATCATCTCGCCCGGTCCTTGAGGGACGGGGATTGGGTGTTAATCAAGGGTTCGCGAATAATGAAGATGGAAAGAGTCATTGAAGGCCTGAGGGAAAAATTATGA
- a CDS encoding UDP-N-acetylmuramoyl-L-alanyl-D-glutamate--2,6-diaminopimelate ligase has translation MQLAKLIRSLDVIESRGKTELDIMDISYHSNRVKEGDLFVAIRGTKSDGHHFVEEVAKRGARAIIVERIPPHPIDVPLVLVADTRKALALISAEFFSHPSQEIKLVGITGTNGKTTTSYLVESILKRARKRTGSIGTISYRFGGKELPAPTTTPQSYDLQRLLREMITGGTEYVVIEVSSHALDQERVRGCHFDIGVFTNLSPEHLDYHEDMNRYFAAKKRFFQEILVEAEKDPWAIINLDDPLLRELKRELRPLGVMTYGLDQGEVRVSRKEVSLKGIKAALSTPAGPLEIKTSLIGEYNLSNIMAATAVGICLGIPPETIQGGIEGFSRVPGRMERVGDGRPWVLVDYAHTPDALEKTIKGMKRLVRRRLLVVFGCGGDRDRSKRPLMGRIAVECADLAIITSDNPRTEDPLKIIEEIEKGARRASAHRYLVIPDRREAINKAISLAGPQDLVLITGKGHENYQIMGEEKLPFDDREEAQRALKKKGRRA, from the coding sequence ATGCAGTTGGCCAAGCTGATCCGTTCATTGGACGTGATAGAGTCGAGAGGCAAAACAGAGCTGGATATTATGGATATCTCTTACCACAGCAATCGGGTAAAAGAAGGGGATCTCTTTGTAGCTATTAGGGGTACAAAGAGTGACGGACATCATTTCGTAGAGGAGGTTGCTAAAAGGGGGGCAAGGGCCATCATCGTGGAGAGAATTCCCCCACACCCTATCGACGTCCCCTTAGTATTAGTAGCGGATACCAGAAAGGCCCTGGCCCTGATCTCGGCGGAATTTTTCTCCCACCCCTCTCAGGAGATAAAACTGGTGGGGATAACGGGAACCAACGGAAAGACCACCACCTCCTATCTGGTAGAGTCGATCCTCAAAAGGGCGAGGAAGAGGACGGGGTCTATTGGAACCATAAGCTACAGGTTTGGAGGGAAAGAGCTCCCTGCTCCTACCACTACCCCCCAGTCCTATGACCTGCAACGATTGTTGCGTGAAATGATTACGGGCGGAACAGAGTATGTGGTGATAGAGGTCTCCTCCCATGCCCTGGATCAGGAGAGGGTGAGGGGGTGCCATTTTGATATTGGGGTCTTCACCAACCTCAGCCCAGAGCACCTGGACTATCATGAGGACATGAATAGATATTTCGCCGCCAAAAAACGCTTCTTTCAAGAGATCTTGGTTGAGGCGGAGAAGGACCCCTGGGCCATCATCAATCTGGATGACCCTTTGCTGAGAGAGCTTAAGAGGGAACTCCGCCCCCTAGGGGTGATGACCTATGGCCTTGACCAAGGGGAGGTAAGAGTGTCACGCAAAGAGGTCTCGCTGAAGGGGATAAAGGCCGCCCTTTCTACCCCTGCGGGACCATTGGAGATAAAGACTTCCCTCATTGGTGAATACAACCTATCCAACATCATGGCGGCAACCGCGGTGGGGATCTGCCTGGGGATTCCCCCGGAGACCATACAGGGGGGGATAGAGGGGTTCTCCCGGGTACCAGGGAGGATGGAGAGGGTCGGAGACGGGAGACCGTGGGTACTCGTCGACTATGCCCATACCCCTGACGCCTTAGAGAAGACCATAAAGGGGATGAAAAGACTTGTAAGGAGGAGGTTGCTAGTCGTCTTTGGTTGCGGTGGGGACAGGGATAGGAGCAAGAGGCCCCTTATGGGGAGAATTGCTGTGGAATGTGCGGATCTGGCCATCATCACCTCCGACAACCCACGCACCGAAGATCCCCTCAAGATCATCGAGGAGATAGAGAAAGGGGCCAGGAGAGCCTCTGCCCATCGCTATCTAGTCATCCCTGACAGAAGGGAGGCCATCAACAAGGCCATCTCCCTGGCCGGCCCTCAGGATTTGGTGCTCATCACTGGCAAGGGGCACGAAAATTACCAAATTATGGGGGAGGAGAAATTACCCTTTGACGATCGCGAGGAGGCGCAAAGGGCCTTGAAGAAAAAAGGTAGGAGGGCATAG
- the rsmH gene encoding 16S rRNA (cytosine(1402)-N(4))-methyltransferase RsmH produces MREYLHTPVLTKEVIKYLKCSGGGTFVDATVGEGGHALDILRASQQSRVIGIDWDEEILEKARKRLVEYSERVTLIHDDFVHLPHILRGMGIKTVDGLLFDLGVSTFHFKEERRGFSFQKDGLLDMRMDKRRKLTAYNIVNHFSLEEIEEILKRYGEERWAKRIAKAIGEKRRQSSIQTTTELAEIASQAIPKQYRPRRVHPATKTFLALRIAVNEELKKIEEVLKEAPLLLKRGGRICVISFHSLEDRIVKEGLKRMESTCICPPTFPQCVCGGREKVLQIITKKPLTPPPEEMGSNPQARSAKLRVAERV; encoded by the coding sequence TTGAGGGAATATCTCCATACCCCCGTCTTGACAAAGGAGGTGATCAAATACCTAAAATGCTCAGGGGGAGGGACATTCGTCGATGCCACTGTAGGAGAAGGGGGACACGCCCTGGATATCTTGCGGGCCTCGCAGCAGAGTAGGGTTATCGGGATCGATTGGGATGAAGAGATCCTTGAGAAGGCGAGAAAGCGGTTAGTGGAGTATTCCGAAAGGGTGACCTTGATCCACGATGACTTTGTTCATCTCCCGCACATCCTGCGAGGGATGGGGATAAAGACGGTCGACGGCCTCCTCTTCGACCTAGGGGTATCCACCTTTCACTTTAAAGAAGAGAGGCGGGGCTTCAGTTTTCAAAAAGATGGCCTCCTGGACATGAGGATGGACAAAAGGAGGAAGTTGACGGCCTATAACATAGTCAACCATTTCTCCCTGGAGGAGATAGAGGAGATCTTGAAAAGATATGGCGAAGAGAGATGGGCCAAGAGGATAGCCAAGGCCATAGGAGAAAAGAGGCGCCAGAGCAGCATCCAGACCACCACGGAATTAGCGGAGATTGCCTCTCAAGCCATTCCGAAACAGTATCGTCCCCGCAGGGTACACCCAGCGACCAAGACCTTTTTGGCCCTAAGGATAGCAGTAAACGAGGAGCTAAAGAAGATAGAGGAGGTCCTCAAAGAAGCCCCCCTCCTGCTAAAAAGAGGGGGGAGGATCTGTGTGATATCCTTTCATTCTTTGGAAGACAGGATAGTCAAGGAAGGCCTCAAAAGGATGGAAAGCACCTGCATCTGCCCCCCTACCTTCCCGCAGTGCGTCTGCGGGGGGAGAGAGAAGGTCTTGCAGATAATCACCAAAAAACCTCTCACTCCCCCTCCAGAGGAGATGGGGAGTAATCCCCAGGCGCGAAGCGCAAAGCTAAGGGTGGCAGAGAGGGTATAA
- a CDS encoding PASTA domain-containing protein, giving the protein MERITDKRGRVVVEFFPEVRRRVLSEGTCHWVTSVLKGVTRRGGTGALAHLPGYEVAGKTGTSQKADRVKGGYSEDKIIASFMGFIPADDPRAAILVVLDEPTKSSYGGVVAAPIFKRIAEELMRYMGVPPKEGGLDKGVNLVKVNLPKELKDKKEKKFPHHLMPNLRGLCMRKALARLEREKVRIRLVGSGILMGQRPNPGAPLKEGEEVFLRFAPTK; this is encoded by the coding sequence GTGGAGAGGATAACCGACAAGAGGGGAAGGGTGGTGGTAGAATTCTTCCCCGAGGTGAGGAGGAGGGTCCTTTCAGAGGGTACATGTCACTGGGTCACCTCCGTCTTAAAGGGTGTGACGAGGAGAGGAGGGACGGGGGCCTTGGCCCATCTGCCAGGTTATGAGGTGGCGGGCAAGACCGGTACCTCCCAAAAGGCCGATCGCGTCAAAGGTGGATATTCAGAAGACAAGATCATCGCCTCCTTTATGGGGTTCATACCTGCTGATGATCCTAGGGCGGCCATCCTGGTGGTCTTGGACGAACCAACCAAATCCTCTTACGGGGGGGTGGTGGCAGCACCCATCTTTAAGAGGATTGCCGAAGAACTCATGCGCTATATGGGTGTCCCCCCCAAAGAAGGGGGTTTGGACAAGGGGGTAAATTTGGTGAAGGTCAACCTCCCTAAAGAACTGAAGGACAAAAAAGAGAAGAAGTTTCCCCATCACCTGATGCCCAATCTACGCGGCCTCTGTATGAGAAAGGCCTTGGCAAGATTGGAAAGGGAAAAGGTGAGGATCAGATTGGTGGGAAGCGGAATATTGATGGGCCAAAGGCCGAATCCAGGGGCCCCCTTGAAAGAAGGGGAGGAGGTCTTTCTGAGATTCGCCCCCACCAAATGA
- a CDS encoding penicillin-binding protein 2, which translates to MKDRAKYYFKIRLFLVFIVFILCFGLIAVRAYQLQVLERNKSLKLAHHQYYCRRISLAPHRGTIYDARGRELAVSIMVNSLYAQPAKIRDKDKVAAKFAPILAIDARKIRRLLSSPKSFVWLQRKITPTQQEKIEALGFKGVGFIPESRRFYPNSELGAHIIGFAGMDSQGLEGLERVYDRYLKTLDKYVVLDRDALGRWIYIPALEKGLKSPYDIHLTLDLRVQYVVEKELRQGVMDLKARGGMVVVMEPFTGKILAMAVQPSFNPNLFGEYSPDRWRNCIVTDPFEPGSLLKVFLLAAALKEEIVKEDDIFFCENGVYKIGGSTIHDMKRHGWLTLRNIIKVSSNIGASKVGERLGAKKFYHYLGAFGFNEKTGIAISPLDRGYRLRPSN; encoded by the coding sequence ATGAAAGATCGGGCCAAATATTATTTTAAGATTCGGTTGTTCCTGGTTTTTATAGTCTTTATCCTCTGCTTTGGCCTGATAGCCGTGCGCGCCTATCAGCTGCAGGTCTTAGAGAGGAACAAATCCCTCAAGTTGGCCCATCACCAATATTATTGTAGAAGAATCAGTTTGGCCCCCCACCGGGGGACCATCTATGACGCTAGGGGGAGGGAGTTGGCGGTGAGCATTATGGTCAACTCCCTCTATGCACAACCCGCAAAGATAAGGGATAAGGATAAGGTTGCTGCCAAATTTGCACCTATCCTTGCCATCGATGCCCGCAAAATCCGCAGGCTATTGTCGAGCCCCAAATCGTTCGTCTGGTTGCAGAGAAAGATAACCCCTACCCAACAGGAGAAGATCGAGGCCTTAGGGTTCAAAGGGGTGGGTTTCATCCCCGAAAGTAGGAGGTTCTACCCCAACTCCGAGCTGGGGGCCCACATAATCGGTTTTGCAGGGATGGATTCCCAAGGGTTAGAAGGGCTGGAAAGGGTGTATGATAGGTACCTGAAGACCTTGGATAAATATGTGGTATTGGACAGGGATGCCCTGGGAAGATGGATATACATCCCGGCGCTGGAGAAAGGACTGAAATCTCCTTATGATATCCATCTTACCCTCGACCTGCGCGTTCAATATGTGGTGGAAAAGGAATTGAGGCAAGGGGTCATGGACTTGAAGGCCCGTGGGGGGATGGTGGTGGTTATGGAACCCTTTACTGGGAAGATTCTGGCTATGGCGGTCCAGCCTTCCTTTAACCCCAACCTATTTGGAGAGTATAGCCCAGATAGGTGGCGGAATTGCATCGTCACCGACCCATTTGAACCTGGTTCCCTCCTCAAGGTCTTTCTCCTGGCCGCCGCTTTAAAGGAAGAAATAGTAAAGGAGGACGATATATTCTTTTGTGAAAATGGAGTCTATAAAATAGGGGGAAGTACCATCCACGATATGAAACGCCATGGATGGTTGACGTTGCGGAACATAATAAAGGTCTCCAGCAACATAGGTGCCAGTAAGGTGGGAGAACGCTTGGGGGCCAAGAAGTTCTACCACTATTTGGGTGCCTTTGGATTCAATGAAAAGACGGGGATCGCAATATCTCCTTTGGACAGGGGGTATCGGTTACGGCCCTCCAACTGA
- the ftsW gene encoding putative lipid II flippase FtsW, which translates to MGMKKRYDHTLIFIVLTLLAIGWIMVYSSSAVVAEITYHDGFNFLKRQVLFSLLGLLAMLTAMQIDYRKLSVWTYPILALNILLLVLVLIPEFGLGLKVGLARRWLRTPWFTFQPSELGKLALVIFVAYSLAKKEDKIKKFFLGFLPVIVISGIMILLVVMEPDMGTAIFMGILTMVLLFIGGTKLSYLLTAPLFAAPGLYFFITHFQYSHRRIMAFLHPWEDVQGMGFQIIQSFVALGSGGLWGVGLGDGRQKLFFLPAAHTDFIFAILGEEVGFFGIMGIIILFALLIWRGVKIALRAGDTFGAHLAMGITSMIALQVIINMGVVLGLLPTKGLTLPFISYGGTSLVVNLLGIGILLNISAKGGRE; encoded by the coding sequence ATGGGGATGAAAAAGAGATATGACCATACCCTCATCTTTATTGTCCTGACATTGTTGGCTATTGGATGGATAATGGTCTATAGCTCCAGCGCCGTAGTGGCGGAGATCACCTATCACGATGGTTTCAACTTCTTGAAAAGGCAGGTCCTCTTCTCGCTGCTCGGCCTGCTAGCCATGCTGACGGCCATGCAGATCGATTATCGGAAACTAAGTGTGTGGACCTATCCCATCCTTGCCCTTAACATCCTCCTTTTGGTCCTGGTCTTGATCCCCGAATTCGGTTTAGGCCTCAAGGTGGGCTTAGCGAGAAGGTGGCTGAGGACCCCCTGGTTTACCTTTCAACCATCTGAGCTGGGGAAGCTGGCCTTGGTAATCTTTGTTGCCTATTCACTGGCCAAAAAGGAGGACAAGATCAAAAAGTTCTTCCTGGGATTTCTCCCCGTCATCGTCATCTCCGGGATAATGATCCTCTTGGTGGTCATGGAACCAGACATGGGCACGGCCATCTTCATGGGGATATTGACCATGGTCCTACTCTTCATAGGGGGGACGAAGCTTTCTTACCTTTTAACAGCCCCCTTGTTCGCCGCCCCGGGGCTGTACTTCTTTATTACCCACTTCCAGTACAGCCATCGCAGGATCATGGCCTTCCTTCACCCCTGGGAGGACGTGCAAGGTATGGGATTCCAGATCATTCAGTCCTTTGTGGCCTTAGGTTCGGGAGGGTTGTGGGGGGTGGGGCTCGGGGATGGAAGGCAGAAGCTTTTCTTTCTCCCCGCTGCCCATACCGATTTCATCTTCGCCATCTTGGGGGAGGAAGTGGGCTTTTTCGGGATAATGGGCATCATCATCCTCTTTGCCCTCCTGATCTGGCGAGGTGTAAAGATCGCCCTCAGGGCAGGGGATACCTTTGGCGCCCATCTGGCCATGGGGATCACCTCCATGATCGCCCTGCAGGTGATTATCAATATGGGAGTGGTGCTGGGGCTTTTGCCCACCAAAGGTCTCACCCTCCCCTTTATCAGCTATGGGGGGACCTCCTTGGTGGTGAACCTCTTGGGAATAGGGATATTGTTGAACATCTCGGCCAAAGGGGGGAGGGAATGA
- a CDS encoding phospho-N-acetylmuramoyl-pentapeptide-transferase, whose amino-acid sequence MIYHLLYPLYTTHIIFNVLKYISFRTISATITSLLISLVLGPWLIKKLRELHVGQRVREDVPSRHQEKEGTPTMGGGLIIIAVIGSTLLWSNLKNPYVWLILFTTATFGLLGFMDDYKKVKGGKGVSGRWKMAFQAAIALVCGGIMFTFPDFVPQLTFPFFKNLRPDLGVLYLLLIILVLVGTSNAVNLTDGLDGLAMGPVMITAGTFALFTYLAGHHEFAHYLQIPFVRGCGELSIFCGAIVGAGLGFLWFNAYPAQVFMGDIGSLSLGGALGMVAVISKQEILLAIVGGIFVIEALSVIIQVGVFKLKRKRVFMMAPLHHHFELKGWAEPKIIVRFWIVAIILGLMAISTLKLR is encoded by the coding sequence ATGATCTATCACCTCCTTTACCCCCTTTATACCACGCATATCATCTTCAATGTCCTGAAGTACATCTCCTTCCGGACTATCTCGGCCACCATCACCTCCCTCCTTATCAGCCTCGTCCTGGGGCCATGGCTCATCAAGAAGCTCAGGGAACTCCATGTCGGGCAGAGGGTGAGGGAAGATGTCCCCTCCAGGCACCAGGAGAAGGAGGGGACCCCGACCATGGGAGGGGGCCTGATCATCATTGCCGTTATCGGATCCACCTTGTTGTGGAGTAACCTGAAAAACCCCTATGTATGGCTGATCCTGTTCACCACCGCCACCTTTGGCCTGCTCGGGTTCATGGACGACTATAAAAAGGTAAAGGGTGGGAAAGGGGTCTCCGGCCGATGGAAGATGGCCTTTCAAGCCGCCATCGCCTTGGTGTGTGGGGGCATCATGTTTACCTTTCCAGACTTTGTCCCCCAATTGACCTTTCCCTTCTTTAAAAATCTCCGTCCCGATTTGGGTGTTCTTTATCTCCTCCTCATCATCCTTGTCCTTGTGGGAACCTCCAATGCCGTAAACCTCACCGACGGACTGGATGGATTGGCGATGGGACCAGTAATGATCACGGCAGGCACCTTTGCGCTGTTCACCTATCTGGCAGGACACCATGAGTTCGCTCACTACCTCCAGATCCCCTTTGTCCGCGGGTGCGGGGAACTGAGTATATTCTGTGGGGCCATTGTGGGGGCGGGATTGGGGTTCTTATGGTTCAATGCCTATCCCGCTCAGGTCTTTATGGGGGACATAGGGTCCCTTTCCCTGGGGGGGGCCTTGGGGATGGTGGCCGTCATCTCCAAGCAGGAGATCTTATTGGCCATCGTGGGAGGGATATTCGTCATCGAGGCCCTCTCGGTGATCATCCAGGTAGGGGTCTTCAAACTCAAAAGGAAACGGGTCTTCATGATGGCCCCCCTCCACCATCACTTCGAATTAAAGGGGTGGGCCGAACCAAAGATCATCGTGCGCTTCTGGATAGTTGCCATCATCCTGGGGCTTATGGCCATAAGCACCTTAAAGTTGAGATGA
- the murD gene encoding UDP-N-acetylmuramoyl-L-alanine--D-glutamate ligase — protein sequence MKAKTKIEDLKKGLRGKRVVVAGMARTGMAAAEFVSKIGAEVIVTEMKTEDELGASPYRLRSLGVEVELAGHSPQTFLRGDLIILSPGVDPSIPPLEGARLKGIPIVSEIELASWYLRPPLIAVTGTNGKSTTTSLIGHILSHWGKKVFVGGNIGTPLSEYLLQRGEADYIVAEISSFQLEAICSFRPWIALLLNLGEDHLDRHPTFSSYAEAKRKIFLNQGPGDWAVVNNDDAAVRILMPQISAQLLPFGIRGAGGKGVWLEAEGVLIYKGERDEERFSLERLKIMGMHNVENIMAAIGAVKICGVPREAIQESLESFAGLEHRLELVGEWRGVSFYNDSKATNVTSTLRALMSFERPIILLAGGRDKGGDYSPLRGAIKERVKALILMGEAKERMEKALGGLVPTYLAKEMEEGVGLACEMTREGDVVLLSPACSSFDMFQDYRERGRTFKEIVLGLARKWG from the coding sequence ATGAAGGCCAAGACGAAGATAGAGGACCTTAAAAAAGGGCTCAGGGGAAAGAGGGTAGTGGTGGCGGGGATGGCCAGGACAGGTATGGCGGCAGCGGAGTTTGTCTCCAAGATAGGGGCAGAGGTCATCGTGACCGAGATGAAGACCGAGGACGAATTGGGGGCCTCCCCCTATAGACTTCGCTCCTTGGGGGTGGAGGTGGAGTTGGCAGGACACTCCCCGCAGACCTTTCTCAGAGGAGATTTGATCATCCTCAGCCCTGGGGTGGATCCATCCATTCCCCCTTTGGAGGGGGCGAGGTTAAAGGGGATCCCCATCGTGAGTGAGATTGAGCTCGCCTCTTGGTATCTGCGCCCACCGCTGATAGCGGTCACAGGGACCAATGGGAAAAGTACCACCACCTCCCTCATTGGCCATATCCTCTCCCACTGGGGGAAAAAGGTATTTGTAGGGGGTAATATCGGGACACCCTTGTCGGAGTATCTCCTGCAAAGGGGGGAGGCGGACTACATCGTCGCTGAGATCAGCAGCTTCCAACTGGAGGCGATATGTTCATTCAGGCCATGGATTGCCCTCCTGCTCAACCTGGGCGAAGACCATCTTGACCGCCACCCCACCTTCTCCTCTTATGCAGAGGCCAAAAGGAAGATCTTCCTCAATCAAGGGCCAGGAGACTGGGCGGTGGTCAACAATGATGATGCAGCCGTGAGAATCCTTATGCCTCAGATAAGTGCTCAATTGCTCCCCTTTGGCATAAGGGGGGCAGGGGGAAAGGGGGTATGGTTGGAGGCCGAGGGGGTCCTCATCTATAAAGGGGAAAGGGACGAGGAAAGGTTCTCCCTGGAACGCTTGAAGATCATGGGGATGCACAATGTCGAGAACATCATGGCTGCCATTGGGGCGGTCAAGATATGCGGTGTACCACGGGAGGCAATACAGGAATCCCTGGAGTCCTTCGCAGGCCTCGAACATCGCCTTGAGCTGGTGGGGGAATGGAGGGGGGTGAGTTTCTACAACGACTCAAAGGCCACCAATGTAACTTCCACCCTTAGGGCCCTGATGAGCTTTGAGCGACCGATCATACTGCTGGCAGGTGGGAGGGATAAAGGGGGGGACTACTCCCCATTGAGGGGGGCCATAAAAGAGAGGGTGAAGGCCTTGATACTTATGGGTGAGGCGAAGGAGCGGATGGAGAAGGCCTTAGGGGGCTTGGTTCCCACCTATCTGGCGAAAGAGATGGAGGAAGGGGTGGGGTTGGCCTGTGAGATGACCCGCGAGGGAGATGTGGTCCTGCTCTCACCAGCATGCTCCAGTTTTGACATGTTCCAGGACTATAGGGAGAGAGGTAGGACCTTTAAGGAGATCGTCCTTGGCTTAGCAAGGAAATGGGGATGA
- the mraZ gene encoding division/cell wall cluster transcriptional repressor MraZ, whose protein sequence is MFRGRFEHIIDDKGRASVPAKLREVLKREYGSDQLIITIFDSCLVAYPIEEWQVFEEKMKDLSLLKKEVKFFLRYFYSGAIECAIDDHGRILIPSQFRDHAHLKKEIVFVGVMRGFEIWDKGVWEEEVERYKETFDEISESMAEWMGL, encoded by the coding sequence ATGTTCAGAGGTAGATTTGAACACATCATAGACGACAAGGGAAGGGCAAGCGTCCCTGCCAAGCTCAGGGAGGTCTTGAAGCGGGAATACGGCAGTGACCAGCTGATCATCACCATCTTTGACAGTTGCTTGGTGGCCTACCCCATTGAGGAATGGCAGGTCTTCGAAGAGAAGATGAAAGACCTATCCCTCCTCAAAAAAGAGGTGAAGTTTTTTCTTCGCTATTTTTATTCTGGGGCCATAGAGTGTGCCATCGATGACCATGGGAGGATCCTTATCCCCTCCCAATTTCGCGACCATGCTCACTTAAAAAAGGAGATCGTCTTTGTGGGTGTGATGAGGGGTTTCGAGATATGGGACAAGGGTGTCTGGGAGGAAGAAGTTGAAAGATATAAAGAGACCTTTGATGAAATAAGCGAGAGTATGGCCGAGTGGATGGGGCTTTGA